In a genomic window of Infirmifilum sp. NZ:
- a CDS encoding Gfo/Idh/MocA family protein: MRVGIIGSGWSANAQAWALNALKFTVRESGFPQVELARAMSSTPARVESFARQYGFREWTTKEEEFFRGDLDVVVIASPNNTHAYYSLRALEAGAHIVVEKPFATNVRDAEEVTLKAERLGRKGAICLVSRLLPASVAARDLIARGDLGDVREFRAVIAHAKHAYPDTPFEWRMSKEVAGGGVFADLGVHPLDLSEYLTGQRIRRIWGRMYTLVGERVDPRTGGKVKVDTEDVGFALIELERNAVGSVEASKVSPGFEEQMRVEVHGEKGGLRFSIAEPQTLYVFKRETARVEKASRGFEEMYPWLTWPAPKSFEGWVYAYLILLKHFIEDVSGLRESAYPTLRDGLRNQILLNSFYESCFKGEPVSLE; this comes from the coding sequence CTGAGGGTAGGAATCATCGGGTCAGGCTGGTCGGCCAACGCCCAAGCATGGGCTTTAAACGCGCTGAAGTTTACCGTCCGCGAAAGCGGCTTCCCGCAGGTCGAGCTAGCCCGTGCGATGAGCTCAACTCCCGCGAGAGTAGAGTCGTTTGCCAGGCAGTACGGGTTTAGGGAGTGGACAACAAAGGAGGAGGAGTTCTTCAGGGGCGACTTAGATGTCGTCGTCATAGCTTCCCCCAATAACACCCACGCGTACTACTCGCTCAGAGCACTCGAGGCGGGAGCTCATATTGTAGTCGAGAAACCCTTTGCTACGAACGTTAGGGACGCCGAGGAGGTGACCCTCAAGGCCGAGAGGCTGGGTAGGAAGGGAGCGATATGCCTGGTCAGCCGGCTTCTCCCAGCATCGGTCGCCGCCCGCGACCTCATCGCGAGGGGGGATTTAGGCGATGTGCGTGAGTTCAGGGCTGTTATAGCGCACGCGAAGCACGCGTACCCCGACACCCCGTTCGAGTGGCGCATGAGCAAGGAGGTAGCTGGGGGCGGCGTTTTCGCCGACCTAGGCGTACACCCGTTAGACCTCTCGGAGTACCTGACTGGGCAAAGGATCAGGAGAATTTGGGGTAGAATGTACACGCTGGTTGGTGAAAGGGTCGACCCTCGCACCGGGGGAAAAGTTAAAGTAGACACGGAGGACGTCGGTTTCGCGCTGATAGAGCTCGAGAGGAATGCAGTTGGAAGCGTGGAGGCTTCAAAGGTGTCGCCGGGATTCGAGGAGCAGATGAGGGTAGAGGTGCACGGGGAGAAAGGGGGGCTACGCTTCTCGATAGCCGAGCCCCAAACCCTCTATGTCTTCAAGCGAGAAACAGCTAGGGTTGAAAAAGCCTCGCGGGGCTTCGAGGAAATGTATCCTTGGCTCACCTGGCCTGCTCCCAAGAGCTTCGAGGGCTGGGTGTACGCCTACCTCATCTTACTGAAGCACTTCATCGAAGATGTCTCCGGGCTGAGGGAAAGCGCGTACCCCACCCTCCGCGACGGCCTTCGCAACCAGATCCTCTTAAACAGCTTCTACGAGTCTTGCTTCAAGGGTGAGCCCGTCAGCCTAGAGTGA